From Oncorhynchus tshawytscha isolate Ot180627B unplaced genomic scaffold, Otsh_v2.0 Un_contig_3761_pilon_pilon, whole genome shotgun sequence, one genomic window encodes:
- the LOC112237146 gene encoding gastrula zinc finger protein XlCGF26.1-like, producing MASVKLEDCSQTLELDVNIKDEEEEEKIGTSVSHGDVETFSTSRKQQEDHRTKRSHHCPHCEEIFPMLSKLKIHLKIHTGENLYSCTDCGKSFTTSRALTVHQRVHTGEKTYSCSDCEKRFYRLDKLNRHQLIHTGEKSYFCSDCGNCFAQFNTLKSHQRMHTGEKPYSCSDCGKSFSQLGSLQTHQRIHTGEKPYFCSDCGKSFRTSGALTVHQSVHTGEKPYSCSDCGCRFSQRRNLKNHQHIHTGEKPYSCSDCVKCFTTSYELTVHRRTHTGENPYFCSDCGKSFSLLDTLIKHERIHTGEKPYSCSDCGKSFSQQSNLKRHQRSHTGEKPYSCSDCEKSFSQLDKLNSHKRIHTGEKPYSCSDCGQNFSQHSSLKKHQRIHTGEKPYFCSDCGKCFTTSSELTVHQRTHTGEKPYFCSDCGKCFKTSSEVTVHWRTHTGEKPYSCAECGKSFSQQSNLKKHQCLHAGEKPHFCSDCGNCFTQLYTLTCHKRIHTGEKPYSCSDCGKNFSQHSSLKKHQRIHKGEKPHQFSQTS from the coding sequence GTGACGTTGAGACATTCTCTACATCCAGAAAGCAGCAGGAAGATCACAGAACTAAGAGGTCTCACCACTGCCCACATTGTGAGGAGATTTTCCCAATGCTATCAAAGCTAAAAATACACCtgaaaatacacacaggagagaatctGTATTCCTgcactgactgtgggaagagcttcacaACATCAAGGGCTCTgacagttcatcagagagtgcacacaggagagaagaCTTACTCCTGCTCCGACTGTGAAAAGAGGTTCTACCGACTGGATAAGTTAAATAGGCACCAActaatacacacaggagaaaagtcttacttctgctctgactgtgggaattGTTTCGCCCAATTTAATACCTTAAAATCTCACCAGCGTatgcacacaggagagaagccttactcctgctctgactgtgggaagagtttctctcaACTGGGAAGCTTACAAACACACCAACGTATTCATacgggagagaagccttacttctgttctgactgtgggaagagctttAGAACATCAGGGGCTCTGACAGTTCATCAGAGCgtgcacactggagagaagccttactcctgctctgactgtgggtgCAGATTCTCTCAACGGAGAAACTTAAAAAACCACCAAcatatacacacaggagagaagccttactcttGCTCTGACTGTGTAAAATGCTTCACAACATCATATGAGCTAACAGTTCAccggagaacacacacaggagagaatccttacttctgctctgactgtgggaagagtttctcccTATTGGATACCTTAATCAAACAtgaacgtatacatacaggagaaaagccttactcctgctctgactgtgggaagagtttctctcaACAGAGTAACTTAAAAAGACACCAACGTTCAcatacaggagaaaagccttactcctgctcagACTGTGAAAAGAGTTTTTCCCAATTGGATAAGTTAAATAGTCACAagcgaatacacacaggagagaagccttactcctgctctgactgtgggcaAAATTTCTCTCAACACAGCAGCTTAAAGAAACACCaacgtatacacacaggagaaaagccttacttctgctctgactgtggaaaatgCTTCACAACATCATCTGAGCTAACAgttcaccagagaacacacacaggagagaagccttacttctgctctgactgtggaaaatgCTTCAAAACATCATCTGAGGTAACAGTTCACTGGAGAACGCACACGGGAGAAAAGCCTTACTCCTGCGctgaatgtgggaagagtttctctcaACAGAGCAACTTAAAAAAACACCAATGTTTACATGCAGGAGAAAAGCCTCacttctgctctgactgtgggaattGTTTTACCCAATTATATACCTTAACATGTCACAAGCGTATAcatacaggagaaaagccttactcctgctctgactgtgggaaaaaTTTCTCTCAACACAGCAGCTTAAAGAAACACCAACGTATACACAAAGGAGAAAAGCCTCATCAGTTCTCTCAGACCAGCTAA
- the LOC112237155 gene encoding OX-2 membrane glycoprotein isoform X1, with protein sequence MAPALHNYLFIQLIVLPKGLSHLVGTQQVVTATLGEDAVLTCELMTLKDVRQVTWQKVTTEANENVATYSKRGSHVNPPFQRNVEFEDEGLQNCSIVIRGVSRGDESCYKCLFNTYPEGAISGTTCLKVNELYGPSLLITQTNNSHTTLSCSATGRPVPIVTWDDTDILENSTMANVTHLNGTVTVTITSTLAAFSLPDKDTRVGCMVSLFSGGVTKNVSMVIPARTHASFPDVPEVSDGDRIRGIGAVMGSLCFIAVCCGAAVALWCKLRNTTRSPNPTANDREQEEPSTLNPQNDDPETSKQCLYLL encoded by the exons ATGGCTCCTGCACTCCACAACTACCTGTTTATTCAGCTAATAGTCCTCCCTAAAG GGCTCTCTCATCTGGTGGGAACACAGCAGGTTGTCACGGCAACCCTGGGAGAAGATGCAGTCTTAACCTGTGAGCTCATGACACTCAAAGACGTGCGGCAAGTCACCTGGCAAAAAGTGACAACTGAGGCGAATGAAAATGTGGCCACCTACAGCAAACGCGGTTCCCATGTCAACCCACCTTTTCAGAGGAATGTGGAGTTTGAAGACGAGGGACTGCAGAACTGCTCTATCGTCATCAGAGGAGTGTCAAGAGGAGACGAGTCCTGCTACAAGTGTCTGTTTAACACCTATCCAGAGGGAGCTATCAGTGGAACCACCTGCCTCAAAGTCAATG AGCTGTATGGACCCTCACTCCTCATCACACAAACCAACAACAGTCACACcactctgtcctgttctgctacTGGACGACCTGTTCCTATAGTAACCTGGGATGACACAGACATTCTAGAAAATTCCACAATGGCCAATGTCACCCATCTCAATGGAACTGTCACGGTCACCATAACTTCCACGCTGGCAGCATTCAGTCTACCTGACAAAGACACCAGGGTTGGCTGTATGGTGTCACTGTTCTCTGGCGGTGTCACCAAGAACGTATCCATGGTTATTCCAGCTAGAACTCATGCTTCATTTCCTG ATGTACCTGAGGTCTCTGATGGTGACAGGATCAGAG GGATTGGTGCAGTGATGGGTTCACTGTGTTTCATTGCTGTGTGCTGTGGAGCTGCTGTGGCACTGTGGTGCAAACTGAGAAATACAACAAGAAG CCCAAATCCCACAGCCAATGACAGAGAACAGGAAGAACCATCAACACTCAACCCTCAAAATGATGACCCTGAAACAAGTAAACAGTGTTTGTACTTACTGTAG
- the LOC112237155 gene encoding OX-2 membrane glycoprotein isoform X2 codes for MAPALHNYLFIQLIVLPKGLSHLVGTQQVVTATLGEDAVLTCELMTLKDVRQVTWQKVTTEANENVATYSKRGSHVNPPFQRNVEFEDEGLQNCSIVIRGVSRGDESCYKCLFNTYPEGAISGTTCLKVNELYGPSLLITQTNNSHTTLSCSATGRPVPIVTWDDTDILENSTMANVTHLNGTVTVTITSTLAAFSLPDKDTRVGCMVSLFSGGVTKNVSMVIPARTHASFPDVPEVSDGDRIRGIGAVMGSLCFIAVCCGAAVALWCKLRNTTRSQ; via the exons ATGGCTCCTGCACTCCACAACTACCTGTTTATTCAGCTAATAGTCCTCCCTAAAG GGCTCTCTCATCTGGTGGGAACACAGCAGGTTGTCACGGCAACCCTGGGAGAAGATGCAGTCTTAACCTGTGAGCTCATGACACTCAAAGACGTGCGGCAAGTCACCTGGCAAAAAGTGACAACTGAGGCGAATGAAAATGTGGCCACCTACAGCAAACGCGGTTCCCATGTCAACCCACCTTTTCAGAGGAATGTGGAGTTTGAAGACGAGGGACTGCAGAACTGCTCTATCGTCATCAGAGGAGTGTCAAGAGGAGACGAGTCCTGCTACAAGTGTCTGTTTAACACCTATCCAGAGGGAGCTATCAGTGGAACCACCTGCCTCAAAGTCAATG AGCTGTATGGACCCTCACTCCTCATCACACAAACCAACAACAGTCACACcactctgtcctgttctgctacTGGACGACCTGTTCCTATAGTAACCTGGGATGACACAGACATTCTAGAAAATTCCACAATGGCCAATGTCACCCATCTCAATGGAACTGTCACGGTCACCATAACTTCCACGCTGGCAGCATTCAGTCTACCTGACAAAGACACCAGGGTTGGCTGTATGGTGTCACTGTTCTCTGGCGGTGTCACCAAGAACGTATCCATGGTTATTCCAGCTAGAACTCATGCTTCATTTCCTG ATGTACCTGAGGTCTCTGATGGTGACAGGATCAGAG GGATTGGTGCAGTGATGGGTTCACTGTGTTTCATTGCTGTGTGCTGTGGAGCTGCTGTGGCACTGTGGTGCAAACTGAGAAATACAACAAGAAG CCAATGA
- the LOC112237148 gene encoding OX-2 membrane glycoprotein-like isoform X2 has translation MNTYLIILCVLSEAVSVNVVSRGDTSVDFNADASYTCTHADPTGVLQVTWQRLFKDDSVENLATYSKRFGAQIIDPHRGKVVFTEASLNSTSITVKNVTWSDDACYICSFNVYPSGSISKQTCLTVQGVSEVRATMQKVPSTEPKADMEVVVSCSATGSEGYVDCIVNNGMRTQRHERVLLPILPGEREVEEDDKRTSPWAVGIPVFLIVSILVICGSVMLQKRKGYRQAATTADEQDAFGESV, from the exons ATGAACACTTACCTAATTATCTTATGCGTGCTGTCTGAAG CCGTCTCTGTCAACGTCGTATCTAGAGGAGACACCAGTGTTGACTTCAATGCCGACGCATCATATACCTGCACCCATGCGGACCCAACAGGTGTGCTGCAAGTCACCTGGCAGAGGCTGTTCAAAGACGACTCGGTGGAGAATCTGGCCACCTACAGCAAGCGGTTTGGAGCTCAAATCATAGACCCGCACCGAGGCAAGGTGGTTTTCACGGAGGCATCTCTCAACTCGACGTCTATTACCGTGAAGAACGTAACATGGTCGGACGACGCCTGCTATATTTGTTCCTTCAATGTTTACCCGAGTGGTTCAATAAGCAAGCAGACGTGTCTTACCGTTCAAG GTGTATCTGAAGTGAGAGCCACAATGCAAAAAGTCCCCAGCACTGAACCTAAAGCAGACATGGAAGTTGTGGTCAGCTGCTCTGCCACAG GTTCAGAGGGATACGTGGACTGTATCGTAAACAATGGGATGAGGACACAGAGACACGAGCGGGTCCTGCTTCCTATTCtccctggagagagggaggttgaagAGG ATGACAAGAGGACATCCCCGTGGGCGGTTGgcattccagtgttcctaatcgtCTCCATTTTAGTCATCTGCGGCAGTGTCATGCTTCAAAAGAGAAAAG GTTACAGGCAAGCAGCAACCACAGCAGACGAGCAGGACGCTTTTGGGGAAAGTGTGTAA
- the LOC112237148 gene encoding OX-2 membrane glycoprotein-like isoform X1 → MNTYLIILCVLSEAVSVNVVSRGDTSVDFNADASYTCTHADPTGVLQVTWQRLFKDDSVENLATYSKRFGAQIIDPHRGKVVFTEASLNSTSITVKNVTWSDDACYICSFNVYPSGSISKQTCLTVQGVSEVRATMQKVPSTEPKADMEVVVSCSATGKPAPWIQWNLSAAALIKTPNNWTVINKDQTVTANSNITLQLLPGSEGYVDCIVNNGMRTQRHERVLLPILPGEREVEEDDKRTSPWAVGIPVFLIVSILVICGSVMLQKRKGYRQAATTADEQDAFGESV, encoded by the exons ATGAACACTTACCTAATTATCTTATGCGTGCTGTCTGAAG CCGTCTCTGTCAACGTCGTATCTAGAGGAGACACCAGTGTTGACTTCAATGCCGACGCATCATATACCTGCACCCATGCGGACCCAACAGGTGTGCTGCAAGTCACCTGGCAGAGGCTGTTCAAAGACGACTCGGTGGAGAATCTGGCCACCTACAGCAAGCGGTTTGGAGCTCAAATCATAGACCCGCACCGAGGCAAGGTGGTTTTCACGGAGGCATCTCTCAACTCGACGTCTATTACCGTGAAGAACGTAACATGGTCGGACGACGCCTGCTATATTTGTTCCTTCAATGTTTACCCGAGTGGTTCAATAAGCAAGCAGACGTGTCTTACCGTTCAAG GTGTATCTGAAGTGAGAGCCACAATGCAAAAAGTCCCCAGCACTGAACCTAAAGCAGACATGGAAGTTGTGGTCAGCTGCTCTGCCACAGGTAAACCAGCACCTTGGATCCAATGGAACTTATCTGCTGCAGCACTCATAAAGACACCTAACAACTGGACTGTCATTAACAAAGACCAAACTGTCACAGCCAATAGCAACATCACCCTCCAACTATTGCCAGGTTCAGAGGGATACGTGGACTGTATCGTAAACAATGGGATGAGGACACAGAGACACGAGCGGGTCCTGCTTCCTATTCtccctggagagagggaggttgaagAGG ATGACAAGAGGACATCCCCGTGGGCGGTTGgcattccagtgttcctaatcgtCTCCATTTTAGTCATCTGCGGCAGTGTCATGCTTCAAAAGAGAAAAG GTTACAGGCAAGCAGCAACCACAGCAGACGAGCAGGACGCTTTTGGGGAAAGTGTGTAA